The proteins below are encoded in one region of Apium graveolens cultivar Ventura chromosome 4, ASM990537v1, whole genome shotgun sequence:
- the LOC141719050 gene encoding uncharacterized protein LOC141719050, which translates to MHKPESSGRMLKWTVELGRFEVDYKPRTAIKGQALADFLLEFPPHQEVESGALVVIPSTEEVGLERQNCAPWWSLFVDGASNGDGVGAGIELISLEAHKIRCATHLAFHATNNDAEYEALINGLKIALEMKVENLNVFSDSMIVVYQINGGYQAKGPRTELYLKCAQRIIVRFNEVRLELIPRGKNEGADELAKLGSRRESTLLGTVPLDIQR; encoded by the coding sequence ATGCATAAACCAGAGTCTTCTGGTCGAATGTTGAAGTGGACGGTTGAGCTCGGCCGATtcgaggtggattataagccaagGACGGCGATCAAAGGCCAAGCCCTGGCCGATTTTTTGCTAGAATTTCCTCCACATCAAGAGGTGGAGTCGGGAGCCCTTGTTGTCATACCTAGCACAGAAGAAGTTGGACTGGAGAGACAAAATTGTGCCCCATGGTGGAGCCTATTTGTGGATGGAGCTTCTAACGGTGATGGAGTAGGAGCTGGAATTGAGCTAATCAGCCTAGAGGCGCACAAGATCAGATGTGCGACCCATCTGGCCTTTCATGCAACCAACAATGATGCCGAGTATGAGGCCCTGATCAACGGTCTCAAGATAGCTTTGGAAATGAAGGTCGAGAATTTGAATGTGTTTAGTGACTCCATGATTGTGGTCTATCAGATAAACGGGGGGTATCAAGCTAAGGGGCCGAGAACAGAACTTTACCTGAAGTGCGCACAGAGGATAATCGTGAGGTTCAACGAGGTGAGGCTGGAACTAATCCCGCGTGGGAAGAATGAAGGCGCAGACGAGCTAGCTAAGCTCGGTTCACGCCGCGAGAGCACTTTGCTAGGGACCGTGCCCCTTGATATACAGAGGTAA